AAGCTCTGCCCGGTGCTCTCGTACTACGTCGTCGCCGACTGGCGCGAGGGCTGTGAGCGCTGCAAGCAGATCCTGCGGTACGGCGGCATGGGCCACACGATGTCGATCCACTCGCGCGACGAGCAGGTCATTCTCGAGTTCGGTTTGAAGAAGCCGGCGTTTCGCATCGTCGTGAACACGCCGACGACCCATGGATCGATCGGCCTGACGACCGGTCTCGACCCGGCGATGACCCTCGGGTGCGGCGGTTACGGCGGGAACATCACGTCCGACAACATCTCGCCGCGCCACCTGCTCAACATCAAGCGGCTGGCGTACGAGGTTCGCCCGATCAACGCGCCCTCGACCGGCCGGCGGCTCGAGCCAGTTCCCTCGCCGGCTCTGCCCAAGACGCCAAGCCGGGTCACCACGCACGAAGTGGACGTCGCCTCGATGCAGCGCCACGTCAACGCGTTCCTCCAGGCGCCGGCGGCGCCGCCCGCGCCAGCGACAGCAGCGGACGTGGCCGCTCAACCGGTCGCCGCCTTCGTGTGCGAGGACGATGTGCGCGAGGCGCTGAAGAGCGGCCGCAAGATCGTGATCGGCGATCGCACGATCATCACGCCGTCGGCGCGCGATCTCGGCGAGGCGCGCCGGGTCTTCGTCGCGGCCGAGTGGCCGAAATCGTAATCCACGGACCCGGAATGGCAAGCCGAGCAGGACGTCGCAGCCCGCAAAACTCGCCGTTCGCCTGATTGACCGGCCGGCACGGCCGATGCTAGGGTATCGTCGGTGCGAGACCTTCCTGTGAGCACGCGACCCTAGACGCATGCCGCGCATCACCCGACTGCCAGTCGTGTTCGTCACAGGCTTGCTCGTCGGGTGCGGTGCGCATGCGCGGCCGAACGTCACGCCCGCGGTCGCGCCCACGAGCTTCAAGGTCACGCCCTCCGCTGCCAGCTTCGGCGGTCCGGAGCTGCCGATCGTTCCCGATCCCACGGCCGTCACGCTGACGCGCGTCGAATCCGAGGTCGGCGCCGGTGAGCGCGAGCTTCGCGCAGGCCGGCTGACGGCGGCCCGCGGCCATTTCGACGCCGCGGTCGACGTGCTGCTGGCGCTGCCCGACGGCGCGCGCAGCGAGCCCCGGCTCGCGGCGGCCTTCGATCGACTGCTCGATCGGATCAGCGCGCTCGACCTGATCGCCGTTCGCGAGGGCGACGGCCTCACCGAAACCCGATCTGAACCGGCGGCAATCGACGAGCTGCTCGGGGCGGCGATGTTCGAACGGCCCACGCCGGCCGCCACGACCGCCGAAACCGTGCGGAGCGAACTGCAGCGCGCGTCGTTCGACCTCGAGATCGAGCCGAACGACAAGGTGCTGTCGTACGTCGAGTTGTTCCAGGGGCGGCTGCACGACTTCATGGAGGCCGGGCTCGAACGGAGCCTCACCTATCTGCCGATGATTCGGGACGTCTTCAAGGCCGAAGGCGTGCCCGCGGATCTGGCCTACGTGCCGCTCATCGAGAGCGCGTTCAAGCCGACGGCGCTCTCTCGAGCGAGCGCACGCGGCATGTGGCAGTTCATGCCGGGCACGGCCCGCGAACACGGGCTCGACCAGAGCTGGTTCATCGACGAGCGCGCCGACCCGGAGAAGGCCACGCGCGCCGCGGCCAAGTACCTCAAATCGCTCGCCACCATGTTCGACGGCGACTGGAACCTCGCGCTCGCCAGCTACAACGCCGGGCCAGGCCGCCTGCAGACCGCAATCAAGCGCGCGCGGACGGCCGATTTCTGGGCGCTGTCGGCCTCGACGCGATACCTGCCGCGCGAGACGCGCGAGTACGTCCCGATGATCATGGCCGCGACCGTCATCGCCAGGAACCCTGGGCTCTACGGCTTCACCGTCGGCGCCGGGGATCCGCTCGCCTACGAACGCGTGACGGTGCCGAACGCGCTCGACCTGAAGATCATCGCGGAGTGGATCGGCGTGTCGGTCGATCAGCTCCGCGCGTTGAACACCGAGCTGCGCCGCACGACGACGCCGATGGGCGACCACGAGCTGAAAGTGCCGCTCGGCACGGCCGTCACGCTGCGCCAGAAGCTCGTGACCGCCGATCCCTCGCTCTTCGTCAAGTTCAACTTCCACACCGTCCGGCGAGGCGAGACGCTCACCGCGATCGCCCGCAAGTACAAGATTCCCGTGCCGGAGCTGCGCGCCGCCAACGACCTCGGCTCGCGAGCGCGGGTCCGCGCCAACCAGAGCCTGATGATTCCGCAGCGCTCCGCGAGCCCGCTCGCGACCACCTCATCGGCTACGGCCGTCGCCCGCGCGACAACGTCGTCGGCGAGAACCGCACAGACCGCCTCGGGCTCGGCAGCCGGTCGCCAGACAACCTACCGCGTGCAGCGCGGCGACACGCTGTTCGGGATCGCCCGCCGGTTCGAGACGACCGTCGCCGCGCTGAAGCAGTTGAACGGCATGCGCGGCAACCAGATCAACGTCGGCGATCGGCTGACGCTGCGGTAACGGCACGGCGGTCCGCGGCCGTCGAGGCCGGCCCTAATCCTGGAGCATGAACGAGAAGACGGCGTCGCCGGCGGCGACGAGCACCTGCTGCCGGCCGTCGATGAGGTACGTCTGCGGCGCGTTCGTCACGGCGCCGATGCGCGATCGCCACAGCACCGCGCCGCTCTTCGCGTCGTAGGCGACGATGTTCCCGCTGATGTCGCCGGCGAACACGAGGCCGCCCGCCGTGCTGAGCACGCCGTTGCCCCCGCCGGTTCCAAAGCCAGGATACTCGTGCCGCCAGGCCGTCTTGCCGGTCTTGTAGTCGATCGCCGCCAGGTAATTGCTGTTCGTGGCGAGCGGCGTCTGCGCCGCTCCGCCGAGGCCCATGGCCCCTCGCGGATCGGTCTCGGTCAGGTAGAACATCGCGTAGGTCGCTGCGACGGGCACGTAGAACAGTTCCGTCTGGGGACTGAAGCTCGGCGGTTGCCAATTGACCGCGCCCGCGGTCGTCATCGACACGAGCGAACCGCCAACGGACGGGTCCTTCTTCGGGTTCGGGATCGGTTGGCCTCTGTCGTTCAAGCCCGTGCTCCAGTTGATCACGTCGGCATAGGTGCTGGTCAGCAGGTGGTCGCCCGTCACGCGATCGAGGACGAAGAAGTAGCCGTTGCGCGCGGCCGTCATGATGAGCTTCCGCGTCCGGCCGTTGAGCTCACCGTCGTAGAGGATGGGCGTCTGCGCCGAGTCCCAGTCGTGCGTGTCGCGCGGCGCGGTCTGATACGCCCAGGCCATCTTGCCGGTCTCGACGTTCAAGGCGATGAGCGAACCCGTGTACAGATGGTCGCCGGGTCCGCGCGGACCAGTCACGTAGGCCGGCGTGGGATTGCCCGTGCCGAAGTAGTAGAGCCCGAGCTCGGGATCGTAGGAGCCCGGCATCCACGGCTGCGCGCCGCCGTGCCGCGCCGCGTCGAGCGATGCCCAACTGTCCGCGCCCGGATCGCCGGGATTCTGCGGCGTCGTGTAGAACTTCCATTGGAGCTTCCCGTCCACCGGATCGAACGACTGGAGGAACCCCGGCGAGTCGAGGTCGTTGCCCGTTCCAGCGATCACGTGGTTGCCGACGATGACGGGCGCGGTCGTCGAGAAGTACTGGTGCTCGAACGGGGCGATGACCGTGTGCCATCGTTCCCGGCCGGTGCGCGCGTCCAGGCTGACGAGGTAGTTGTCAGGCGTCTCGAAGAACAGCCAATCCCCGTAGATGCCGACGCCGCGGTTGGCGATGTGCGTGCCACCGCGCGTCTTCCAGACGTAATGCCACAGCGTGCGTCCGTCGCGCGCGTCGACCGCCCACACATGGTCGGGCGCCGTGACGTACAGAACGTCGTTGACCATGAGGACCGACCCTTTGATCGTCGCGTTCCCGGCCGTCAGCCCCGCATCAGGCCCCTCGCCCCCGATGATCGTCGGCACGCCGCCGCCGCGCCCGCCTCCGCCGGCGGCGGTCGACACGCGCGCCATCCAGTTGAGCGTGAGGTGCTTCACGTTGCCCGTCGTGATCTGCGTGAGCCCGCTGAAACGCTTGCCCGTGTAGTCGCCCGAGTACGTGGGCCACGTGTCGGCGAGCGGTTTGAGCAGCTCCGCGTGATCGAGCCACAGCGCCTGGCTGCCGACGGCGAGCGGCAGCGCCAAGAGCAGGAGCACGCACAGGGAGCGGAGATTCGGCGTCATTTGAGGCTCACCAGATAGGCGGTGATGTCGTGGATCTCGTCGTCCGAGTACTGCGGCAACAGCTCGCGGTGGGGCTTCAACGGATCGTGGATCTCGATCGACGGTGTCCTGTCGCGGCGCGTGAACGACTTCGACGTGCCATCGGGCAACTGGAGCGCCACCGTGAAGTCGTCGATGCGCACGAGCGGCCCTTCGAACCGCTGGCCGGACGGGAGCGTCACCGTGACGGTGACGGGCTTCGTCGTGCCGCCACGCCCGCCCGCCGTCGTCGGCATGAGCCAGGCGTCCTGCATCTGCCGAGGCTCGGGGTATCGGCTGGCGATGCCCTCGAGATCGCCCGTCGCCGAATGACAGGCGCTGCAGCGCGCCCGGAACGCGACGGCCCCGGCCTTGGCATCGCCGACGATGATGCTGACCGGCGTCACGCGGGAGATGTCGTAGCCGCCGACACGGAAGCTGTGCAGGTACTCGGCGATGTCCGTGATCTGCTGTGGCGTGAGCGCGATGGGCGGCATGGTCGTGCCGGGCCGGCCGTTCCGGATGACCTCGCCGATGAGCTCGCCCTTCTGATCGCTCAGCACGAGCTGAGAGCGAAGCAGATTGGGACCGCCGCCGTCGCCCCCGCGGGCGTCGGGGCCATGGCAGAAGGCGCAGTTGACGCTGTAGACGGCCTTGCCGCGTTCGACGGCCGAGGCATCGACGTCCCGCTGCGGGTAGTCCAGCCGTGGTGTGGGTGCCGCACGGCCGCCGCCCTGCACCCCCGCAGCTCCGGCGCCTCTTCCCCGGCCGCCAGCGGCAGGCGCCGGCGCAGGGCCACCCTGTGCGTGCCCGAGCACGCCAGCGAGCACGCCCGCCACGATCGTCGCCTGCACTCGTCTGACTCGCGTTCGGACGTTCACGACGCACCTCGTGCTTCGACAGCGTTGAGTAGACCGGAAGTATACCTGCGCGGCCCTGCGCGCCGTTCGGTACGCGATTCCTGCAACGGCTCCTCGGCCTGAAAGGTGGCAATCGATGCGAAGCCCTCACGGAAGCGCCGTGAAACGCGCGGCAAGCCTGGTCGGCATCTTGCCTCCGTCCCGTTCGTGCTCGCTCGGGTCGCTACGGCCGCCGTGGTTGGCGTCCGCGCCGTGCCGGTGTCGGTCGAGGTGGATGTGTCACCCGGACTGCCCGGCCTGACCGTGGTCGGCTTGCCCGATGCGACCGTACGCGAAAGCCGCGACCGCGTCCGATCGGCGATCCGCAACTCCGGTTTCCCGTTTCCGTTCCAGCGGATCACGGTCAGCCTCGCGCCTGCCGACCTGCGGAAGGTCGGGGCTGCATTCGATCTGCCGATCGCGCTGGGCATTCTGGCCGGCGGCGGCGTGCTCCCGACGCGTGACGCGCCCGAGTACCTCGTCGTCGGCGGGCTGTCGCTCGACGGCGGCGTCCCGGCCATGCGCGGCCTGCTGCCCATCGCGGTGACCGCGCGCGACGAGAACGTGCCGCTCATGTTTCCGCGGCTCAACAGCGCCGAGGCCGCGATTGCGCTGCCGGCGTCGCTCTGTCCGGTCGAGTCGCTCGCCGAGGCCGTGCGTGTGCTCACGTCCGATTACCGGCCGCCCTGTCCGGCAATCCCGGCGTGCAGCGGCGAAGCGGCCCCACTCGAGGACCTCGCCGACGTCCACGGGCAGTTGAGGGGCAGGCGTGCCCTCGAGATCGCCGCGGCGGGCGGCCATCACCTTCTGCTCTGCGGTCCGCCCGGCGCCGGCAAGACCATGCTCGCGCGGCGGCTGCCAGGGATTCTGCCTCCGCTCGCCCTCGATGAAGCTCTCACGGTCACGGCCATTCACTCGGTCGCCGGCCTGCTCGCCGAAGGGAGCGGGCTCATTCGCAGCCGTCCGTTCCGGGCGCCGCACCACACGTGCTCCGACGTGGCCCTCATCGGCGGCGGTGCCGCCCCGCGGCCGGGCGAACTGAGCCTGGCGCACGGCGGCGTGCTGTTCCTCGACGAGCTCCCGGAATTCTCGAGGCGGGTGCTCGAGACGCTGCGCCAACCGCTCGAGTCTGCCGCCGTGCACATCGCGCGCGCCAGCCGGTCGGTCGTGTTCCCGGCCGACGTCATGCTCGTCGGCGCGATGAACCCGTGTCCATGCGGTTATCTGGACAGCGAGCAGCGCGCCTGCCGATGTCCGCCTGCCGTCGTGGATCGCTATCGCCGCCGGCTGTCCGGGCCGCTGCGCGATCGCTTCGATCTCGCGATCGAGGTGCCGGCCGTGCCGTGGCGAGATCTGCAGGGTCAGCAGCCGAACGAGCCCACGGCCGCCGTCCGCGAGCGCGTCGTCCTGTGCAGAAACCGGCAGATCGCCCGGCAGCGGTGTGTAAATTCGCGTCTGCAGGGTGCGGCGCTTCGCGAGGCGTGCCGGCTGGAACGGAACGCGGCGGCCGAGGCGATCCTCGGCCGCGGCGCGGCGAAATTTCGCATGAGTGCGCGCGGCGTCACGCGCGTGCTGCGCGTGGCGCGCACGATCGCCGACCTGGCGGCTCGATCCGAGATCTCGCCCGCCGACGTGGCAGAAGCCTTGCAGTTCCGCCTGCCCGACTCGATGGCCTAGTGGCGAACTCCATAGGAGTTGCCGCCCTACCTATGCTAGTGTTTCCAGGTTTTGTGAGGTTTCGACCGGCTGCTCTTTGGGAGAGGATCTGACGGGCCCATGCGATCGCCTCGTTACACAATTCTGATCGCGAACCGAAATTCGGGGGCGGTGCGGCGGCTGACCGTGACGCGGCGCGTGCTGGCGCTGTCGGCGATTGGGCTGATGGCGGTGCCGCTGCTGATTGGGCTGGGCGCCAGCAGCAGCGATCCGGCGGAGCTGGACGCGTTGCGCCAGGCCGTGCAGAACCTGCGCGTCGAGAACGAGAGCTACCGCGAGGCGACCGGCGAGTTGGCCGAGCAGATTTCGTCGCTCCAGTCCGCCTTGACCCAGCTCGGCAACCAGGCCGAGCTCGATCCGGCGGCCCGTCATGCGCTGTCGAAGCTTCCGGCCGTGATTCGATCGCGGGCCGCCGGCGGCGGCACCGCCCCGACGCCCGTCCCTGAAGTGTCGACGGCATCGGCATCACCCGAAGGCACGTTCGACGTGCTCAAGGGCCTGCTCGGCGCCATCGAGAATCGTCTGGCGTCGGTCAAGAGCAAGGTGGAGAGCCAGCAGGCGCTCGCGCGCGCGACGCCGTCGATCTGGCCGCTCGCCGGGTGGTTGTCGTCGACCTACGGCGACCGGAAGGACCCGTTCGACGGCGGGGCGGATTTCCACGCCGGCCTCGACATCGCGGCGGACCGCGGCACGCCCGTGCACGCCACCGCGGATGGCACCGTGGGATCCGCAGGCTACAGCGGCAACTACGGGAACGCCGTGCTGGTGGATCACGGGTACGGCATCTCGACGCGCTTTGGTCACCTGTCGAGAGTGGCGGTGCATCCCGGCCAGCAAGTTCACCGCGGCGACGTCGTCGGCTACGTCGGCGCGACCGGCCGGGCGACGAGCCCGCACCTGCACTACGAGATCCTCCTCAACGGCCGGCCAGTCAACCCGCTCCGCCTGCTCGCGCGTCCGTAGTCCGGCCGTCGCACGGCGCCGTTCGCCGCGCCTTTCCGCTTTTCCCTTTTCCCTTTACCCTTCCTTTCTCCTTTGCCCTCCCCTTTGCCCTTTGCCCTCTGCCCTTTGCCCTTGGTCGTGCCTGTGCCGTAGAATCGTTGGAATCTCCTGACGCCGGCGCCGCGTCCGTGTCCTCTGGTCGCCCTCCGGCATCAGGGGCATCCTCCGAATGATCAACACGCTACTTGCCAAAGTCATCGGCACGCAGAACGAACGGGAACTCAAGCGCCTGCGGCCGGCCGTGGCGCGCATCAACGAGCTCGAATCGTCCGTCCGCGATCTGAACGACGCCGATCTGCGCGGCAGGACCACGGCATTGCGCGAGCGCGTCTCGCGTGGCGAGCCGCTCGACGACGTGTTGCCGGAGGCCTTTGCGGTGGTGCGCGAGGCAGGCTGGCGCGTGTTGAACATGCGTCATTTCGACGTGCAGCTCATCGGCGGCATGGTGCTGCACGGCGGCAAGATCGCCGAGATGAAGACCGGTGAGGGCAAGACGCTCGTCGCGACGCTGCCGGCCTTTCTCAACGCCCTCGAAGGCAAGGGCGTGCACGTCGTCACGGTCAACGACTACCTGGCGCGGCGCGACTCCGAATGGATGGGGCGCATCTACCGATTCCTCGGCATGACGGTCGGGGTCATCCAGCACGACCTCAACGACGCAGAGCGTCAGGTCGCCTACGGCGCCGACGTGACCTACGGCACGAACAACGAGTTCGGCTTCGACTACCTGCGCGACAACATGAAGTTCGAGCTCGCGCAGTTCGTCCAGCGCGGCCATCGCTTCGCCATCGTGGACGAGGTCGACAGCATCCTGATCGACGAGGCGCGCACGCCGCTCATCATCTCGGGGCCGGCCGAGGAGTCCACGGACCTCTACTACGAGGTCGATCGCATCATCCCGAAGCTGACGCCCGGCGCCGTGACGCAAGGCAACGTCAAGGCGGAGGATCGCGAGCGGCTCGAGGGCACCGGCGACTATCTCGTCGACGAGAAGCACAAGACGGTGCAGCTCACCGAGGGCGGGATGGCGAAGGCCGAGAAGCTCGTGGCGCATCGCCTGGCGCCCGGCTCTGGCGGGCTCTACGACCCGGTGAACATGCCGCTGCTGCATCACATCCAGCAGGGGCTGCGCGCCCACACGCTGTTCCGCCGCGACATCGAGTACATGGTCAAGGACGGGCAGGTCGTGATCGTCGACGAGTTCACGGGCCGGCTGATGCCTGGGCGCCGCTGGAGCGACGGCCTGCACCAGGCCGTCGAGGCCAAGGAGAAGGTCAAGATCGAGCGCGAGAACCAGACGCTCGCGACCATCACGTTCCAGAACTACTTCCGCAAGTACGACAAGCTCTCCGGGATGACCGGCACGGCCGAAACCGAGGCCGAGGAGTTCGCGA
The genomic region above belongs to Acidobacteriota bacterium and contains:
- a CDS encoding transglycosylase SLT domain-containing protein → MFVTGLLVGCGAHARPNVTPAVAPTSFKVTPSAASFGGPELPIVPDPTAVTLTRVESEVGAGERELRAGRLTAARGHFDAAVDVLLALPDGARSEPRLAAAFDRLLDRISALDLIAVREGDGLTETRSEPAAIDELLGAAMFERPTPAATTAETVRSELQRASFDLEIEPNDKVLSYVELFQGRLHDFMEAGLERSLTYLPMIRDVFKAEGVPADLAYVPLIESAFKPTALSRASARGMWQFMPGTAREHGLDQSWFIDERADPEKATRAAAKYLKSLATMFDGDWNLALASYNAGPGRLQTAIKRARTADFWALSASTRYLPRETREYVPMIMAATVIARNPGLYGFTVGAGDPLAYERVTVPNALDLKIIAEWIGVSVDQLRALNTELRRTTTPMGDHELKVPLGTAVTLRQKLVTADPSLFVKFNFHTVRRGETLTAIARKYKIPVPELRAANDLGSRARVRANQSLMIPQRSASPLATTSSATAVARATTSSARTAQTASGSAAGRQTTYRVQRGDTLFGIARRFETTVAALKQLNGMRGNQINVGDRLTLR
- a CDS encoding acido-empty-quinoprotein group A, whose amino-acid sequence is MTPNLRSLCVLLLLALPLAVGSQALWLDHAELLKPLADTWPTYSGDYTGKRFSGLTQITTGNVKHLTLNWMARVSTAAGGGGRGGGVPTIIGGEGPDAGLTAGNATIKGSVLMVNDVLYVTAPDHVWAVDARDGRTLWHYVWKTRGGTHIANRGVGIYGDWLFFETPDNYLVSLDARTGRERWHTVIAPFEHQYFSTTAPVIVGNHVIAGTGNDLDSPGFLQSFDPVDGKLQWKFYTTPQNPGDPGADSWASLDAARHGGAQPWMPGSYDPELGLYYFGTGNPTPAYVTGPRGPGDHLYTGSLIALNVETGKMAWAYQTAPRDTHDWDSAQTPILYDGELNGRTRKLIMTAARNGYFFVLDRVTGDHLLTSTYADVINWSTGLNDRGQPIPNPKKDPSVGGSLVSMTTAGAVNWQPPSFSPQTELFYVPVAATYAMFYLTETDPRGAMGLGGAAQTPLATNSNYLAAIDYKTGKTAWRHEYPGFGTGGGNGVLSTAGGLVFAGDISGNIVAYDAKSGAVLWRSRIGAVTNAPQTYLIDGRQQVLVAAGDAVFSFMLQD
- a CDS encoding c-type cytochrome codes for the protein MNVRTRVRRVQATIVAGVLAGVLGHAQGGPAPAPAAGGRGRGAGAAGVQGGGRAAPTPRLDYPQRDVDASAVERGKAVYSVNCAFCHGPDARGGDGGGPNLLRSQLVLSDQKGELIGEVIRNGRPGTTMPPIALTPQQITDIAEYLHSFRVGGYDISRVTPVSIIVGDAKAGAVAFRARCSACHSATGDLEGIASRYPEPRQMQDAWLMPTTAGGRGGTTKPVTVTVTLPSGQRFEGPLVRIDDFTVALQLPDGTSKSFTRRDRTPSIEIHDPLKPHRELLPQYSDDEIHDITAYLVSLK
- a CDS encoding YifB family Mg chelatase-like AAA ATPase — translated: MLARVATAAVVGVRAVPVSVEVDVSPGLPGLTVVGLPDATVRESRDRVRSAIRNSGFPFPFQRITVSLAPADLRKVGAAFDLPIALGILAGGGVLPTRDAPEYLVVGGLSLDGGVPAMRGLLPIAVTARDENVPLMFPRLNSAEAAIALPASLCPVESLAEAVRVLTSDYRPPCPAIPACSGEAAPLEDLADVHGQLRGRRALEIAAAGGHHLLLCGPPGAGKTMLARRLPGILPPLALDEALTVTAIHSVAGLLAEGSGLIRSRPFRAPHHTCSDVALIGGGAAPRPGELSLAHGGVLFLDELPEFSRRVLETLRQPLESAAVHIARASRSVVFPADVMLVGAMNPCPCGYLDSEQRACRCPPAVVDRYRRRLSGPLRDRFDLAIEVPAVPWRDLQGQQPNEPTAAVRERVVLCRNRQIARQRCVNSRLQGAALREACRLERNAAAEAILGRGAAKFRMSARGVTRVLRVARTIADLAARSEISPADVAEALQFRLPDSMA
- a CDS encoding M23 family metallopeptidase; this encodes MRRLTVTRRVLALSAIGLMAVPLLIGLGASSSDPAELDALRQAVQNLRVENESYREATGELAEQISSLQSALTQLGNQAELDPAARHALSKLPAVIRSRAAGGGTAPTPVPEVSTASASPEGTFDVLKGLLGAIENRLASVKSKVESQQALARATPSIWPLAGWLSSTYGDRKDPFDGGADFHAGLDIAADRGTPVHATADGTVGSAGYSGNYGNAVLVDHGYGISTRFGHLSRVAVHPGQQVHRGDVVGYVGATGRATSPHLHYEILLNGRPVNPLRLLARP
- a CDS encoding preprotein translocase subunit SecA, producing MINTLLAKVIGTQNERELKRLRPAVARINELESSVRDLNDADLRGRTTALRERVSRGEPLDDVLPEAFAVVREAGWRVLNMRHFDVQLIGGMVLHGGKIAEMKTGEGKTLVATLPAFLNALEGKGVHVVTVNDYLARRDSEWMGRIYRFLGMTVGVIQHDLNDAERQVAYGADVTYGTNNEFGFDYLRDNMKFELAQFVQRGHRFAIVDEVDSILIDEARTPLIISGPAEESTDLYYEVDRIIPKLTPGAVTQGNVKAEDRERLEGTGDYLVDEKHKTVQLTEGGMAKAEKLVAHRLAPGSGGLYDPVNMPLLHHIQQGLRAHTLFRRDIEYMVKDGQVVIVDEFTGRLMPGRRWSDGLHQAVEAKEKVKIERENQTLATITFQNYFRKYDKLSGMTGTAETEAEEFA